Part of the Lolium rigidum isolate FL_2022 chromosome 6, APGP_CSIRO_Lrig_0.1, whole genome shotgun sequence genome, GTGGTATATCATCCAGCTCTGGAAGAAAGAAAGAACCCACACTCAGGCATCTGCTTCCCTCGGCTGTTGGAGTGGCGGGGGATCGGAGGACGGCGGCGGGGAGCGTCAGCGGATCGGGATCCATCATCCTTGCACTGATGGCTCCTCTCGGCTTGGCGGGAGCCTCCTCCTACCACGAGCTCTGCTGCTATGGGGCAGGAATTGCAGGTACTTGCTACCACACCTTCCATTCTCTCTGCTCTACTGTACTTCTTATTAGAAAGTTGGCCGGATTTGACATTTCCGCCGCGCAATCTTCTCTTGTCTTGCAGGGAACATCTTTGCATTCGTGCTCTTCGTCTCCCCGCTGTAAGTGTCCCCCTTTCGATTTCGACCCGATTCCTTCTTGGCTCGACCGATCCAATGCTAAGGCGCCGCTGCTGTTGATTCCAGGCCGACTTTCAGGAGGATCGTCCGGAATGGGTCGACGGAGCAATTCTCGGCCATGCCCTACATCTACTCGCTACTCAACTGCCTCATCTGCGTATGGTACGCCCTCCCCTTCGTCTCCTACGGCGTCGTCCTACTCGCCACCGTCAACACCATCGGCGCAGCATTCCAGCTCGCATACACCGCGGTATTCATCGCGTACGCCGACGCCAAGAAGAGGGTTGGTGCCCACCACTTTTCATTTGCTCTACTTTCTTCCGCCTTCCCCGCAGAAAAGAGAATTGTTTCTTCTGCCTTGCGCGTCCTGTGTAACTCGTGGTTTCCTGCTGCAGCTGAAGGTATCCATGCTGCTCCTGGGCGTGTTCTGCGCATTGGGCCTCATTGTGTATGTCAGTATGGCAATATTCGATCACAAACCTCGGCAGACATTCGTCGGCTATCTCAGCGTCGCGTCCCTTATTTGCATGTTCGCGTCCCCTTTGTCAATCATCGTGAGTACTTGTTCTTTTACAAGTAGCCCCACTAAGTTCGCAATTCATGATCCTATCTGGCGTATAATCAGCTGCAGGGTGGGTTCTGCAATTTTACTTGGTAATGATCCCTGTTTTCTTttctggtgtgtgtgtgtgtgtgtgtgtgtgtttgacaGAATTTGGTGATCAAGACGAAGAGCGTCGAGTACATGCCCTTCTACTTGTCACTGTCCATGTCCCTGATGAGCGCGTCATTTTTCGCATATGGAGcgttgctggatgatttcttcatATATGTAAGATCCACTTTTCTATTGCCGGTCGTAGCTCTTGCTTGGAAGGATGTCTAACATCATGTGCATTTGGTTCCTTCCTTCCTGTTACTTTGCACAATTACAGATTCCGAATGGGATTGGCACTGTCTTGGGGGTCATACAGTTGTTGCTATATGCCTACTTCAGAAAAGGATCGGGAGATGAAGCCAGGCGGCCATTACTAGTCACACATACATGAGCATGCAAGAGAAGAAGAAGGTTGGGATCGACAAACTATTTACTGTTATGTGGcttcctctctttttttttcactGGTCATGGTTGCGTTTGTGTAAACATCAGTGTCTCGTTTGGAATCTGTGTCACATCCATTAGACAAATCTAGAGTGTTGTCATGGATGGATAAGTCCAGCTCTGTTGCCAGCTGCCATAATATTGTCATAATTAACAAGAGTAGGCCTAAAGTTACAGGTAAGCAAGACGTGTCATATTGCTTAAGTTGACGAGTCAAGGAAGATCTCTACCAGGGTTTCTTTTAATCCTCGAAATAGGTTTtcaccccgctttataaataaagcaacgaCCATACAAGAATAGGAAATGGTGTCTTGCAACAAAAGGAGGACAACAGCTCACACCTGATTTGGCCAAAGCAGGCAAGAAGAGTCAACTTCATGTGCACACAAATACTTGAGAGTACAAATTATAATTTGCCCGTCAATGCTGGAAAACTACCTTCGTGTTGGTGGTGTCACTTTCTTGTAGCAAACTGTTGTTTGAGTGAACGTTTTAGGTTCTCTAGAAGGTTAAAAAACATGCACCCATCAACAGGTGTACCCCAGCCGTAACACTACATtatttcaaccttttcttctcctaCATTTCAGATGGATGGTTCATATGGCTTATACAGTCATCGCTGTAAGCCTGCCTGCAGCTGTTGCCGCCAGAATTCAGAAGAGAAACTTGACCTGTCTCTGGTGATCTCAATTTGTGGAAGTCTGGGTCAAGGTTCTCTCAGTCTGTCAAGATCCAGGTCGAGGTTCTCTCAGTTTGCCGAAGTCCAGGTCGAGGTTCTCTGAATGCATTCTACGTCTGGTGGTTCTCAAAACTATTTTGCTCATGTAAAAAGCTAGTGATAGGTTTCCTGTGTATTTGTTGTTGGTGAGCTTATCCCGTGTAAGGCCAGAGTCATTTGTTTATATGACGTTGTGTACAGTTACCCTACATGCATTATTTTTTGATTGCTTACCACGTGTATCCCGTGgtcttcccgcaaaaaaaaaagtgtatcACATGGTCCCTTTATATGCATTATTGCTGTGTAGACTTGTTGTGCAGACTTCATCAATGTATGAGATATATATACAAGTGTACAAGTTACAACAGAAATATAACGAGGCCAATCAATATCTTTACAATTTTCATGAGGGGAAGTGAGTCACACGTCGAGTTCTCAAAAGAGGAAAAATCCATTTATTGAGTTCATACATGAAAGAGTACAAGTACTCCTTTAGCTTGTAAGCTTGGTATACAAATGGTAATAAAGtggcattacaaaaaaaaaacttgaagaaatgaaatgcataatcatttaTTCTTTCTGGCCCAATACAGAGTGACCAATTTGTATGTGTATGGATATGTGGTTTTTATCTGTTGACCGTATTGATTACAGAATCTGGGATGACAGTGGGATAGCTATGCAAGTTTCTCACAAGGGTTAATTGGCTAGTATATTCTCTCTGCCGTGGAGACGGGGCGAAGGAAGACAACGATGACAGTGATGTTGTCTTTGCTGCCCCGCGACGCGGCCTCCGTAGCCAGCCTCTTGGAGCACATTCCAGGCTCTTTCACTGTGTCCCTGATGATGGATAGGACATCCTCGTTGCCTACCACATCCCACAGTCCATCGCTAGCCATAACCTATAAAGATCAATGAAGTTACTGATGGATGCTATATTTCTGTGCAACCATTGGAACTTACTCAAACACGAATACTAGATATTCCGCGATCATCAAGGTTCATGGTTCATAATTTAATGCATTATAGAAATGTATCACACTTATGTAGGATGACAAACTGAAGAACAACAAAATAAGTAAAGATAAAAGGGACAAACCAGGAACTCGTCATCAGTGGATAAATCAGTTTCAATAATCTCAGGCAATGCAGTCACTGCTGGCTTTAGGTCATCATCACCAATTGACCTGGTGACCTGTCAAGAAGAGACACTCCTTCCTTTCAACTATACATATTTTCGAAAATATTTCTAAAGAAGTTGAGACACATCATTTATAAGCATAAAAAGGATGAAGAAATGATCTTGCCTTAGTTTATCAAGTTGGCTAATCTTAGTGCAAAGAGGAATAGAATAATCTTCATCAAGTTAGGCTTGCATCTCAGAAGTCTTCTAATAGACCCTCCATGTTGGTTTTAAAGATACAAGGTGAATCATTTGCAAGCATAACATAGTCAAATCTTACTAGTTCTGCTGCAGCCATGGACAAATTGCTGGGAGTTGCATTATATGTGTAGAGAAGATGTAGTATATGCTTTTTTACTGTAGAATTATGTGCATAATCATCTGACTCTGAATTACTAGAACAGTGTAAGAGGCTATTATATAGTATTAAGTATAAACAAGATAGGTGGGGTCACAGTACATTTGCCCTTGAATGTTTCCTTCAACTTAATTAACAACCAGAATTCCAGAAATGCTTAATCCCAACTTATATTGGAGTCAGGGCATAGAACTTTATAGAAGTAAACTTGTGGGCGCATACAGCTGAATTAATTCAGTCACATATATGAAGCTACTAATCCGGTAATATATCTATGCAAAACTGGGCTACACGGTGTATGGaactcccatgacttcaaatgcGTAAGTTCAAAGCATTAATCATGCTATATGCTAGGTCTTGTAAAAAGCTAATTTGTACATCCAAAGTGAAAATTACATACATTTTAACAAGGTTTTGAATGTGTAATTATTGATTTTTTGACAtctgtacaacaacaacaacatcaaagccttttttcccaagcaagttggggtaggctatatATGAAACCCACCCAAAAAAAAAGGAAGCCAAAACAAGAATGAGAAGGAAAAAAGCATCTGTATCTTACTTTTTTTATCAAAACGCTATTCAAAATAGCTTCCATATTAACTACCATAGCTATAGGTTGGAACTCATCACAAAGCCGCGAAAACGCAATTTAAAACCTTGATCTTTAGTCTTTTAGATAAGTTGTAGTAGGCGTTTCTGCTATGCAAAGATATTTGTTACTAACTGCAAGTTATTCGGTTCAGTGCACTCAAGTGTACATGtcagaaaaaacaaaacaatGTGAGCACCTGAAGGGCAGCTGCACCGACTCGCCATGTATCTATTTGCCATCTGACTTCAGTCCCTTCCTTTATAACACGCTCTCTTTCCTTAGCGCAACTAGCAACATGATCCTATCAACATAAACAAAAAGAAAGTTGCATTATACGCTAATCTGTACTATAAGGGGAAAAGGAGAATTGATGCCAACCCTAGTCATGGGAAATGGTTTGCCAGCACGGCTCAGAATTGCGCGGCAATCACCAGCATTTGCTACAAAAAGCTTGTTTCTCACTATCAGTGCTGTCACTGCTGTGCAACCAGGATGCCAGTCTTTCTGTATAATCCTTTTTGACTTCTGGTGAATAATTAATTCTTCTCTAAATGCTGTGTCGCTCTTCATAAATGCTTCTACAAGGGCATCAGTTGGACTAAACAGAACAAGAACTCCATGAATATTTTAGAAGAGAAAAAAATGATCCAGATAGTTTGCGTTTAACCCGAACCTGGTGTGGCCAAATTGCTTCAGAAATCCAGGAACTGCTCGGACAGAAAACTCAGCAGCAGCCGCACCTGTAAGAATTATTGTGTAATTAGGCAAATTCAAAACCTTGTAGAAATCAAAACATAATACCTGATGAACACTGAACCTCTGTGTCCATCGAAGATGCCAAACGAATGCACGTCTTTTTCTTCAGACATGCAGGGAAGCATAAAATGAGTATCTTCCATTGTTTCTCTTCGCCCACATGTTGCAAAAGATCCCCAACTTAAAGTTGGACGATACATAGAGACAGAGGACTGATCAAAATAATCAGACCAAGGATTCACAGTATGTTCTAATTTTTTTGCTTTCTTTGTGAACAGCTCCCCTTGGTTGAACCAGTTTAATGCTTCTTGATAATGGTGTACTTCCGCGTTGCCATTTTGACTCATGTTCACAGAACAAGATGGTGGAGGGCAAGAATATGCAACTAAGTGCTTCTGTATTGCATTTAACTCTTGAATGATATCCTCAAATGATGGTCTCTGTTTGGGATCAGGGTCCCAGCAGCGCTGAATAAGTGACAAGAAACTCGGCGGAGAGCCCGACTCTGGAAGGGCAAGAGCAGGGCGCAATCCTTGAGAAACAACAGCTGATGTAAGTTGCTGTTCGGTGTAAGTCATTTCAAGAACGGTGTGTGCCTAAAGAAAGATAGAGTGAGCCTTCATTTGCAGAGAACATAAATGCACATCTCGGCTAAAGATGACTATAATTATGGTATGGTCTCAAGACTAGTGTGATGTGGTCAAAAATTCCATGAACATGTGCATTGTATATCTTATCCAAGACTATCATTGCATGCACTCCGGAATGAAACCGATGCCAGTCAGGACTGCCGCCCGTAGCATTTTCACCAGACAACTTATTTAAGTTATTCGTCGCGGATCTGAAAGCAGCTAAACTTGCGTAACTTTTGCCCATATGGTATGGTGACCTTGCCCAGTCCTGGACAAAATCAAAGGTACTTGTTGGAAAAGTTAGCAGAGAGCACTTCTGGACCCTGGACCTAACTAATGCTTAGCTTTCGCAGGGTAAAGAATGGTGGCTGATGGACAACTCGGCTTCAAAAGGTTCTCTTTTCAAGATGGATCAAACTAATCAGTATTTCCCTCAGCGCGCCTGTTATACACACAAACTCATGCCATGCTTAACGGGGTCAGCCTACCATATACACAAAACTAGACAGGCTGGGGAAGCTTCAGAAATGCGGCTAACCGCATAGATAAGTTGTTAGGTGATAATATATaacttactccctccgatcctaaaaaagTGTCGGAAACCAGTCTAATTACATTTTATAACTAACCCATTTTAAATTAATCAATTTGATGGCTACCGTTGGGCACATGCATGCGTGGTACATGGTCCACACCGGAAATTAACTGAGCATGCATGTGACCCGTCCACTTGCAAGCTAGCTGGCCAGCACCAGCACGCCACACGCCAGGCTCTCGAGTTGACTGCGATTTCCACAGGGGAGTGCGGGTTGATAAGAAAAAAAAGACTGAGGGTTTATTTGCAAAATTGCATGTCTGACAGttttttaggatcggagggagtacaacacTATGGGTTGATTTGACCGGACCACAAGTTCAGGATCCACTATATGATTTACTCTACACATTTTCGAGTTTTGTACTGACTGGCACTTTTGCATGTTAGATAAGCATGAAATCATAAAACCGAaaatttaaatttcaaatttgatAAATGCCAAAGCAATCATATAGACAACACAAAATTGTCCATAGTACAATGCTGGCTTAATGTTTATAAAATTAGCGACAACATGAATGCCATGCTGAGCAGGGTCAACCTACCATACAAGCAAAACTAGACAGGCTGGGAAGCTTCAGAAATGCGACTGGTCACATAAACAAGTTGTTAGGTGAGAATGTATAACTTGCAACATTATGGGTTGATTTGACCGCACCCCAAATTTAGGAATCCATTATATGATTTACTCTACACATTTCAGAGTTTTATACTGACTGGCACGTTTGCATGTTAGATTAGCATGAAATCATAATCCgaaaatttcaatttcaaatttGATAGAATGCCAAAGCAATCATGTAGACAACACAAAATTGTCCATCGTATAATGCTGGCTTAATGTTTGTAAAAATTAGCGACAACATGATGCGTGCAGCTATTGAACAAGGAAAAAAATGCACCTGTGCTTCAGCTCGCAGGTCTGTGTAAGGCACCACACCAGTAAGAAGCTCACTGTGAAATGATAAAATTAAAGGGTAAATTAGGGGGCAACATCTAAAAACACAAATATGCAGATATCTTTTATTATGGAATATGAACTATCATTCTGTCCAAAAGGTGACAACAAAATTTCTACAGCAAAACTGTCCAGGGAAATCAAAGTAGGGAAGGGATAAAAATAGGTACGGAAGTATGAGAATAGCCCCTTATGGGTGGATGAAAATTTGACTCCAAATAAATCACATATAGGTGCAAAGATACAAAAACACCAGACGGATAGAAATGATGTTTCTACTTTTCAGCATCCAACTGATGGCAAAATAACTGTAATGTCATTTCCACGGTAAGATATCTTGCAACGCTATTTTCAAACCAAAGATTTTTGCAACATCTCTATTTGTTACCGTGATTTAGTTTTGTTTTCAGGTTATTACCTAATTTCCTAAAAAATTAAAGAGCATACATATATAACATTAAATAAGCAtccaaataaaaaataaagataaaaccaaatgtcttatgtaaaATCAAAAGAGAATGCAATACTGGAAATACAATATATCAAGTTTCACTAATAGTTATACCTCTGGATACAGTGTGAACATAGCCCTAATTCACTGTATGTCACAGAACTGTCATGCAAATGGCAGTACCCAACACTCAATACATGTTGGACATGGTATG contains:
- the LOC124666073 gene encoding bidirectional sugar transporter SWEET2a: MAPLGLAGASSYHELCCYGAGIAGNIFAFVLFVSPLPTFRRIVRNGSTEQFSAMPYIYSLLNCLICVWYALPFVSYGVVLLATVNTIGAAFQLAYTAVFIAYADAKKRLKVSMLLLGVFCALGLIVYVSMAIFDHKPRQTFVGYLSVASLICMFASPLSIINLVIKTKSVEYMPFYLSLSMSLMSASFFAYGALLDDFFIYIPNGIGTVLGVIQLLLYAYFRKGSGDEARRPLLVTHT
- the LOC124666071 gene encoding protein kinase and PP2C-like domain-containing protein isoform X1; this encodes MALEVPPEESNRCVRGCCRSAAIPLHLPAASFSLLSPIARGSESTVYEARLGGERAAAKKPVLSTSDDLDKFHYQLQLLCKLDHPGLAKLIAAHARPPNYLMFFEFFEPPNLADKIHVEEWSPSIQQVVNIASYLAKTLQYLQILGIVHRDIKPANILLDKDLLPRLADFGLAMYQKDIKSISVENWKSSGKPTGGFYKKNMVGTLIYMAPEILRKDLHTEKSDVYSFAISLNELLTGVVPYTDLRAEAQAHTVLEMTYTEQQLTSAVVSQGLRPALALPESGSPPSFLSLIQRCWDPDPKQRPSFEDIIQELNAIQKHLVAYSCPPPSCSVNMSQNGNAEVHHYQEALNWFNQGELFTKKAKKLEHTVNPWSDYFDQSSVSMYRPTLSWGSFATCGRRETMEDTHFMLPCMSEEKDVHSFGIFDGHRGAAAAEFSVRAVPGFLKQFGHTSPTDALVEAFMKSDTAFREELIIHQKSKRIIQKDWHPGCTAVTALIVRNKLFVANAGDCRAILSRAGKPFPMTRDHVASCAKERERVIKEGTEVRWQIDTWRVGAAALQVTRSIGDDDLKPAVTALPEIIETDLSTDDEFLVMASDGLWDVVGNEDVLSIIRDTVKEPGMCSKRLATEAASRGSKDNITVIVVFLRPVSTAERIY
- the LOC124666071 gene encoding protein kinase and PP2C-like domain-containing protein isoform X2, whose translation is MALEVPPEESNRCVRGCCRSAAIPLHLPAASFSLLSPIARGSESTVYEARLGGERAAAKKPVLSTSDDLDKFHYQLQLLCKLDHPGLAKLIAAHARPPNYLMFFEFFEPPNLADKIHVEEWSPSIQQVVNIASYLAKTLQYLQILGIVHRDIKPANILLDKDLLPRLADFGLAMYQKDIKSISVENWKSSGKPTGGFYKKNMVGTLIYMAPEILRKDLHTEKSDVYSFAISLNELLTGVVPYTDLRAEAQAHTVLEMTYTEQQLTSAVVSQGLRPALALPESGSPPSFLSLIQRCWDPDPKQRPSFEDIIQELNAIQKHLVAYSCPPPSCSVNMSQNGNAEVHHYQEALNWFNQGELFTKKAKKLEHTVNPWSDYFDQSSVSMYRPTLSWGSFATCGRRETMEDTHFMLPCMSEEKDVHSFGIFDGHRGAAAAEFSVRAVPGFLKQFGHTSPTDALVEAFMKSDTAFREELIIHQKSKRIIQKDWHPGCTAVTALIVRNKLFVANAGDCRAILSRAGKPFPMTRDHVASCAKERERVIKEGTEVRWQIDTWRVGAAALQKRLLQLI